AGGGATAATGTGGGAACTTCAAAACCCATTTTTCCATTTTCAATAATACCATCCATATTAACAGCATACGAAAAAATACCGGGTAAACCGCAGCACACACCCTCCAGCGCCGCATTGGATAAACCTTCAAAGAGAGACGGCATGATAATTACATCAGAAGCATGGTAAAGTGAGAGCATATCTTTTTGCGCATCTAAAAAACGTACATGCTTTTGAAGCGCATCATTTTTAAGCATTTGATCCACAATCCACGAGGTCACTTTATCACGCTTGCGGCCAACAAGTAAGAGAACAAAGTTTTTGGGTAATTCCCCTTTTTTAAGAAGCCGCTTTAAAGCCCACAATAAAAAAATCTGGTTTTTCTGAATACCCACACGCCCCGGCAGCATAAACACAATTTCATCGGGCTTTATATTCCAGCGCGCTCTTTCAGTTTCATTTTGTTCACGCGTGGGCGGGCTAAAAAAATTAACGTCAATATAATTGTAAATCACCCTAATTTTTTGCGGCGACACCCGCGCTTTCCACATCAGTTCTTTTTTTACACCTACAGAATTAGTGAGGATGGCCGCCTGTCGTTTAGAAAAATATTTTTCAAAGAGAACATAACGCAGCTCAATCATCCGGTTGCGACAAGAAGAAATGATGATGGGCACACCAGCGCGAAGCGCCGCAAAGCGCGCCCAAAAATTGGATTTGTCGCGAAAGCTGTGGAGTATGGTAGGCTTTTCTTTTTTAAGAATGTCGACGAGTTTTCGATACCCTTTAAATCCCATTTTTTCGTAACCCAAAATATAACGCGGCTGATCGGCCGGTTTTTCGCGCGTGAAAAAAATATTATCGTGATACAAACACAACACCGGTTCAAATTGGGGCGGGAGATGATTGATGAGCTCCAAAAGCTGCCGCTCGGGGCCTCCCTGCGCCAAGTTGGGGATGAAATAAAATATTTTAATCTTTTGTGCCATGAAAAGTAACGAATAAACAAATTATTGCACTTTGTCTAGAGAGTAGCTTTAAAAAAGCGTTGCGACTTTCAATTTTATAGTATACACTATTATGTATACTATAGGAGCTTATTATGTACAATCACATTACCCTTAAAGACCTTCGCCCCCAGCTGCCCAAAGTAATCGAAAAAGTCGATTCCGAATTAGGCCGCTATATCATTTCTAAACATGGCGAACCGGTAGCCATTCTGCTTTCGGTAGATGATTATGAGAGCATGATTGAAACTTTGAATGAAACAACCGACAAGGAAAATCTGAAAAACATCAAACAGGGAATGAAAGAAGCCAAATCCGGCAAAACGATTAACTGGAATCAGGTAAAGCGCAAATACCGCTTGGAATAAAACCATGTATCAGGTTGAATTAACCCGCCAAGCCGAAAAAAGTTTTGCCACACTCATAAAAGCGCATGCCGGAATGGGGAAAAGAGTGGCACACGCTATCGATTTACTGGCACAAGATCCATCCATCGGCATTCCTTTAAAAGCCGAGCTTAAAGGTCTTTTTAAATATCGCATTGGTTCTTATCGTATTATTTATGAAATCAAAAAAACAAAACTCATCATCACCATCATCGACATTGGCCACCGCAGAGAAATCTACCGTTAAGCTCAACTTACTAAAAGCCTTATTCGATGAATTACGCCTTCCTTTTCACATGGCTTATTTAGGATTTAAGTGGTCTGCCCTTTTAAAATTCAGACAGGGAAAATCTCAACTCATTTACGTTATTCCCGGCTATCTCACTTCCGATCGCTCCACTCATATTCTTCGGCATTTTTTATTGGCACATGGATACGATGTACATGGATGGGGTTTAGGAACTAACAATAAAAGTGTTGTTTCTCTGTTACCGCAAATTACCGAAAAACTTAAAACCTTAACAAATCAAAAAAAGAAAAAAGTAATTTTAATTGGCTGGAGTTTAGGGGGTTACCTTGCACGCGAAGTGGCTCGTGACAATCCGCAAATCATTGACCGTGTTATCACCATGGGAACCCCCAACCGCGGCGGACCAAAAATGACCGCTTACGAGGAAAAAAACAAAAAAGGCCCCGAAGAAGAAAAACGAATTGAAAAAATTATTGCCGAACGCGAAAAAACACCCATTACGGTTCCACTGTACAGCATCTATAGCAAATCGGATAAAACGGTGTGGTGGGAGGCAAGCGTGGATAACGATAAAAGACACCAGGTTATCCATCACGAAGTACATGCTTCGCATGGAGGCTTAGGGTTTCATCCGGATGTTTATCAATTAATTTTAAAATGCCTCTCTTAAGGACTTTGAAGGAATGTACTTGTTCTACTAAAAACATTGAGAATGGCCGTATTACTTCTGCTTTTAACAACACCGGGAGCTGCATCTACTGCAACCTGTGCCAGCATGCCAAAAAAACCGTTTGAGCGACTACTCTATAAACTACTTTATAACGCGGGGGGCTACTCCCTTGAAGTATTCATAAATAATGCCCTTTCTGAGTTGGATCCGGACTTGCCCAAGCCGGCTTAAAAAGTTTATCGGCCTAAGCGATAAAAAGTTGCTTACTCTATTCAATAAATCGCTATATAATTTCATCTATGAAAACAATTAGAAAAGCGCTTCTCATATCTATTTTTAGCCTTTTTATTGCCTGTGGCGGCTCCTCGGGCGGTAGTGGTGGAGGAATAAACTTTCCTTCCACAGGGCGCGTTGTAGGCGTTTCCAGTTGGGGATATCAGCTGCAAGATATTGATTTAGACGAAGTGGGAGCATCCGATTTTGATTTGGTAGTTGTGGATTATTCGGCCGATGGTTCGGATGAAGAGGCTTTTAGTGAGGATGATGTTAACACCATGCGGGGCAACAATAACAAGCTGGTGATTTCCTATTTTTCTATTGGGGAGGCCGAAGACTACCGTTATTATTTTGATGCGGGCGCTTCCTATGTAGATGCCGAAAACCCTGACTTTCCGGGAAACTTTAAAGTATTTTACTGGGAAGACGAATGGCAGGAATTAATGGAGGGATATTTAGATAAAATAATTGCCGCCGGTTTTGATGGGGCTTATTTGGATATTATTGACGCCTACGAATATTACGGACCCGGAGGTGATAGCGGATTAGATCGCGATAGCGCAGCCGACGACATGACTAATTTTGTAATCAGGCTTGCAAATTACGCACGGGCTCAAAACGAAGATTTTATTATTATTCCACAAAACGGTTCTGGCATTATTAATGATGCCTCCAATGCCGATGATTACTTATCGATGATTGATGCCATTGGCGTAGAAGATACTTTTTATTTTGGCGATGCAGAAAATGATAATGACTTAGATCAACAGGATGAGGTGATTGATAATTTACTCACCTATCAAGATAACGATATTGTGGTGTTGTCGGTAGATTACGTTACCGACGCCGATAAAGTAGACAACTTTTATAACTTAGCCAGCGATGCGGGTTATATCCCCTATGCTACAATAAGGGCTTTAGATGCTCTAACCATGAATTAATATTATTTTACATCCCCAGCATCTTCTTTAATTCTTCGTATTCGGTAGCATATTCAAGCGCACGTTCTTTGGTGATGGAACCATCATTTACAAGGTTAGTAAGTGATTGAGTCATGGTGTGCATACCCGTTTTATCGCGGCCAATTTGCATGGCAGAGTATAATTGGTGAATTTTATCTTCACGAATTAAATTACGAATAGCGGGATTAGGAATTAAAATTTCAGTAGCTAACGCTCGCCCCCCGTTTTTTTTAGGGATGAGTTGTTGCGAAATTACACCTTCCAAAATAAAGGAAAGCTGCGTGCGTATTTGCGGCTGCTGATGTGGGGGGAACACGTCAATCACACGGTTAATGGTTTGCACGGCCGTGTTGGTATGTAACGTTGCAAAAACCAAGTGACCCGTTTCAGAAATAGTAATGGCTGCCGCTATCGTTTCTAAATCTCTCATTTCGCCCACCAGCACCACATCGGGATCTTGACGTAAAATGCGTTTAAGCGAAGCGCCAAAACTGTGCGTATCTTTTTCAACTTCACGCTGAACAACAAGTGCTTTTTTGGATGAGTGCACAAATTCGATAGGATCTTCTACAGTGATAATATGAACCGGTTCGGTTTTATTGATAGCATCTACCATGGCCGCAAGCGTTGTTGATTTACCACTACCCGTAGGGCCTGTTACCAAAACCAAACCACGGGGCTTTTTGCAAAGGTCCATTACCGTTTGCGGCACACCAATTTTTTTGTAATCAGGAATTTCGGTAGGAATGTGACGAAACGCGCCCGATACCGAATTGAGCTGCATAAACAAATTCACACGAAAGCGCGCAATACCTTTGTGCTCAATGGCAATATCAAGCTCCCAATCCTGCTCAAATTGTTTGATACGTTCGGGAGGCGTTTTTTCGTAACACAATCTTTTTGCATCTTCGGGCGTTAAATTAAAATCTTCAAGGGGAGCTAAATCACCATCCACTCTAATTTGAGGAGGCGAACCTGCAGAAATATGCAAATCGGATGACTTTTGCTCAAGCATGCGGTCGAGCAAATTTTCGAGAGTAAGCGTGGCTCCTGACATAGTTATAAATTGTACAGGTGAGTTTGTAATACGGGCAAGCTGTTTTTCGCTATTCGCTATTCGCTGATCGCTGATCGCAAGGTAAAAACTCTTATAATCTTGTTATTCACGATTAGCGATAAGCGATGGACGATAAGCCCACTTCTTCCTACCCCTCCATTTTTTTGACGCTTTTTATTCACTTTTTGAGCACGCGCCCCCTCAAAGCACAACTAAACCAAGCTTTTTCAAACACTTAAATAATACAGGTTTTTTTAAACCCCAATTAACTCTGGCACAGCCCTTGCTCCTAATTAGGAAATAAATACATGTAAAAAAATACCCTATTTGTAGAGTTTTTACACACCCTCAAAAAAGGACACAGAGCCATGAAAAAAATAAAGAAAGAAAAAGTAAAAATTATCGTTAAAAAACAAATACTTATAACAATTCATTAGTCTTGGTACTTTAAGCAGGCTTTTGGCATGTCTCATGCTTAATAAGCCCCTATTAGGAGTTTATACTATTATATGTACTCAGCCGAGAAACAGGTTTTTCAAGGTAGCGAATCCATCAGCCAATACCAAAACGAATTGGTATCTGAAGGTCTTGTTACGCGCGATCAGTTAGCCATTGCTAAAATTAGCATGGAAAACCTGGGTCTCGATTTAGGCTCGGTACTTATTAAAAAGGGTTTTGTTAAAGAAGAGCAGCTCCTTAAGTTTTTAGCGAAACGCTACAACATCGAATACATCACCCTCAAAGATTTTCAAATTAACCCGGAACTTTTTCACAAATTACCCCTTCACTTAAGCCGCCAGCACAAAGTGGTTCCTCTGTACATGAAAGACGACAAAATTGTGGTGGCCATGGCCAATCCCTTCGATTCGTTCGCTCAAGACGATATTCGTGAAGCGTTAAAAATGGACCTTGAGCCCATGCTTGCAAGCCTCCGCGAAATTGAGGACTGCTTCCGCAATATTGGCGATAGTACCGCCACCAACGATGATAAGGGTTTAACCCTGGAGGTTTCTTCCGACAACACACAAAACGAAACCGAAACGCGCAAGATGCAGGAAATGGCTTTGGGGCCCAAAGTGGTATCGGCGGTAAACAGCATTATTGCCCGTGCCCACGCCGAACGCGCCAGCGATATTCATATTGAACCATACCGTAACAACACACACATACGCTTTCGCATAGACGGCATGCTTCGCGAACGCGGCACCTTGGCTAAAAACATGCATTTGCCCGTTGTATCGCGCGTTAAAATTTTAGCAGGGCTTGACATTGCCGAACGGCGCGTACCACAAGACGGACGCGTCCGTGTGCTGCTTGTGGGAAATCCGCTGGATCTCCGTATTTCAACCTGTCCCACACAACACGGCGAAAAGGTGGTGATTCGCTTGCTCTCAAAAGATGCTGTAAAAGGCATTGAAGGCTTGGGGTTTGATGAAGACCAACGTAAAACATTTTCGGATATTATCACGCGCTCTCACGGTATTTTTCTTATTACAGGCCCCACAGGCTCAGGAAAATCAACAACGCTGTATGCGGCATTACAACGCATCAATTCACCCGAGAAAAATATTATTTCTATTGAAGACCCTGTTGAAAACGAAATTGAAGGAGTTAATCAGGTAGCTGTTAACACCAAAACAGGGCTCACCTTTGCCACCGTACTGCGCTCGGTATTACGCCAAGATCCCGATGTCATTATGCTGGGCGAAATTCGTGACGGTGAAACTGCTCTCATTTCTGTGCGTGCTGCTATTACCGGCCACTTGGTGCTTTCTACACTACACACCAACACAGCCGCCGGCGCCATTTCGCGCCTCATGGATTTAGGCATTGAACCGTTCATGCTGTCGAGCGCTTTAAAAGGTGTGATGGCCCAACGCTTGGTACGCAAAATTTGCGATCACTGCCGTGATGAAATTAATTTGGCCGAATGTGAATTTCCCCACTTAGCCAGCCGTGTGAAAAAAGCTTTTAAAGGAAAAGGTTGTAAATCTTGCCACTACACCGGTTACGCCGGCCGTATGGGCATTTTTGAATTAGCCGCCATCGACGAAGACGTACGCACTCTTATGTATAAAAACTCCGGTGAAGGCGAAATTGTGGCCTGCCTGCGCAAAAAAGGCGTGAAGTCCATCGTGCAAGACGGCCTGGATAAAATTGAGATGGGGCAAACAACTTTTGAAGAAGTGGTGAGAGTAACTGAGGAAGATTAAAGAACTACCCCCTGTTGTCCCCCTTACAAAGGAGGACAAAGAGTTCCCTCCCTTTGTAAGGGAGGGCCAGGGAGGGTAGAGACGATAAAAAACTATGACGATGTATTCTTACAAAGCGCGCGATATGAACGGCCTCCTTGTAATGGGCCAGATGGAAGCTCCATCGATGGATCCTATTCGCGAAATGCTCTCCGATCAGGGGCTTATTCCTATTGCCGTGTTTCAGGGTTCTAGCCGTGTAGCCCAAGAATCGCTCGCCATTTTTAACCATGTTTCCAGCGAAGAACTCATGCTTTTTACGCGCCAGTTTCACACCTTGTTTAAAGCCGGCATGGACATGGACACCTTGCTGCACACCATGGCGCAGCAAACCAAAAACAAATTTTTTAAAGATGCCATTTTGCGCATTAAAAGCGACGTTGCTTCAGGCTCCTCTCTCTCACGCGCGTTTGGCCAACATCCAAAAATTTTTAACGAATTATATTTGAGCATGCTCAATGCCGGTGAAGAAGCTGGTATTTTGGAAGATGTACTGGGTCAACTCTCCACGGTAATTGAAAAAGAAACGGCACTCAAATCGGCCGTATCATCGGCCACTCTGTATCCCAAAATTGTTATCTTTGTTCTTATTGTAGCCTTCTGCGTGTTGATGACATACGTGGTGCCCAAATTTTCGGTATTCTTTGCACACTACGATGCCGAACTCCCTCTTCCCACCCGCATGATGATGGGCATGAGCGATTTCATGCGCAATCAATGGTACATCCTAATTTTTATGGTGGTGGCCGGTATTTTTGCGTTTAGAAAATGGCAGTCTACCGCCAAAGGTCGTTTTGCCTGGGACCGCATTAAATGGAAATTACCTGTGTTTGGTCCGCTGGGGCAAAAAGTGGGCAATGCCCGTTTTGCTCACATTTTAGGAGCCCTCTACAAAGCCGGCCTTCCCATCACCCGCGGGCTTGAAATTACCGCCTCCACCGTAGGTAACGAAGTATTTGTTCGCGAAGCTTTGGGAGTAAAAGCCGAAGTAGAAAAAGGCGGCAGTATTTCGCAGGCCATGCGCCAAACCAAATATTTTAGCCCATTACTCATTGAAGCCACCGCCATCGGCGAAAAATCGGGTGCCTTGGACGACATGTATAAATCCGTTGGCTCGCACTACGACTTAGAAGTGGCGCACACGCTTAAAAATTTAACAACACTTTTGGAACCCATCCTGCTCTTTTTTGTGTTCGGGTTCATCGTGCTTTTTGCCCTGGGCATTTTCTTGCCCATGTGGGGCATCTCGCGCGCGGTGTTGCATCATTAGTAAACAGCGCCAAGGGCGCGTTGAGGGGGAGGCTCCAGCCGGCTTTGCCGGTGGAGGGGGCGACGTGAGCCCCTCAAAAAACAGACTTTTTACATGTCAAACGGGGTTGTCCTGTTTGACCAAATTAAAACCGTCCCTTAAGGGGCAAAACGTTCAGAAGGAAAATTCCTTTTGAATGGGAGGATAAAACAATGAAACAACTTAAAAACCAAAAAGGTTTCACCTTAATCGAATTGATTTTGGTGATTGTAGTATTAGGCATTTTAGCCGTGGCTGCTTTACCCACGTTTATCGACGTGTCAACAGACGCTGCTACCTCGTCTATGCAAGGTGTTGTAGCTTCGGTACGTGAAGGTATTTCGCTGTATCGCGCTAACGACCTTGTAGGCGGCGGTACTGGTATCTATCCTGCCGATTTGGGCGGAGCTGATGCCACCGCTTGTGATACTACCGCTTGCTTTGGTACCGTTTTGGAACAAGCTGTTAACGATAGTCGTTGGAGCAGAGTTGATTCCACTCATTACAATTATTCAAGTAATGGAGTAACAGGCAACTTTACCTACGACCCTGTTGCCGGAACCTTTCAATAAGCAGTAGTTTAGAATTGCAGTTTAAAAAAGGCGCTTCCCGTAAGGGGGCGCCTTTTTTATTAATCTTTTCCTATATTTTCCAAGCTCCAACCTATAAATAGTATCTTTTTTTCCCCTTGTGTCATTTCAACACATATTGAGCGTTAACAAGCATTAATCTAGCCCTTTAGATGGCTAATATATACAATAATTTCATATACTTAAATAATAAAATTACTTCTAAACACTTTGGCACACCCTATGCACTATAGTAGCCTTGTATGAAAGGATTATTGAAAAAATTACACAATCAGAAAGGCTTCACTTTTATAGAAGCCATCTTAACGGCCGTACTCTTGGCCGTAGGATTAACGGGCGGTTATGCCATGATGCAAAACTCCATCGATCACAGCCTCGATAACGACCACCTGGTGATTGGGTCGCAATTAGCTAACGAAAAACTACAGATGATCATCGCCGATAAAACCTTTGTAGGCTATTCCAGCATTACCCAAAACAATTATCAGCAAGAAACCTTAAGCGGAAGCTACAGAGGTTTTACCCGTTCTACGTCGGTTACCGAAGTAAGCTCTAGCGATTTAAGCACCCCACAAGCCGGCAGTGGTTATAAAAAAGTGGAAGTAACCGTCCGTTGGGGAAACGATACAGGGCAGCAGGTAAAAGTATCTACCATGCTGGCCAACCATACTTAATATGAAAAATGTGTTTCACATTTTAAAGACGAACAAAGGCTTTTCCATCATTGAAGCCGTGTTAACCATTTCCATCATGTCACTCATGTTTGGGGTAGCAAGCCAGGCCATGATTTCTAACTTAAGCACCTATGCCTTTATTTCTAACCGTCAGGCTGCTTTATCAGACATGCGTTATGCCATGAATTTGGTCACCAACGAATTAACCCGTTTAAGTAGCGCCAATATTCAATCTATTTCGGCTACCAGCATTACCTTTAGAGATATTAATGGCAATAACGCAACCTACAGCTCCAGCACTCAAAACGGTGTTACCTCGCTCATGAAAAACAACGAAAAACTGGCTAGCCCCATCAGCGGTTTTACTTTGGCCTATTTAGACCAAAACGGAAACACCACCGCTGCCATCAGCTCGGTAAGAAAAATTAAAGTGACCATGACATCGGCCCAAAAAGATAATGAAGGGAATATTTCGCTTACTACCATGATTATTCCCCGTAACTTTTTATATAGTAACTATCAATAATATGAAGACGCTTTTAAAAAAATCTGCCGGCAACCAAAAAGGTTTTACCCTTATAGAACTGGTACTCACCATTGTGGTTGTTTCTATTTTATCGGTTGTGGCCATGCCCAATTTTGATACCAGCGCTATCACGCTTGATTCGGCCTCGCGTAAAATTTTAACCGATATCCGTTACGCCCAAAATTTATCTACCACAACACTGGATGCCTACGGCTTTAGAGTAACAGGCGCCACTACCTATCAAATTTACAAACAATCTACAGGCGCTGTTGCTACCAATCCCATCACCAACAAGCCCATGCAATACGATTTATCTACCAATTTTTCCGGTGCGCGCTTTACCAATCAAAACATCAATGTTATTTTTAACGCATACGGTAACCCCACGTCAGGAGGAGGCACTAACATTACCCTGTCGGTTTCGGGCACACAAAAAACAATTAGTGTGTCCAGCACATCAGGCTATGTTGGCTTGCTTTAAGCTTATGAACCCAGTGTCCATACATCCTTTAAAAAATGATCGAGGGTCAACACTCATAGGAGCGCTTATTGTTATTTCCATGCTGGGGCTTTTTGGCATGGCCGTTACCGAAATGACTGTGGGTGAAAAAACTTCCAGTGTAAACGAAATGCAAACCGTTCAGGCTCAAGGTGTGCTTGATGCTGGTATGCAATATGCCCGTATTCGTGTGGATCAGGGTTATAGCCCTGTAGTAAACAATAAATCTTTTGGACCTGGTTCTTTTACCGTTACCGCCAATCCCTCAACCGGACTTGTAACGGTAACAGCCACCGTAGGAAACGCTAAAAAAACAGGGAGCTTTACCACCTCGTTTGCCAGCCAGTGCGTTACTTTAGATACTTCGCTCGCACAAAGTAATGGAAATGTATTAAGTGGTATTCGCCTTATTAAAAGTTGCAGCAATGCAGCCGTGATTATGACACGCACCCAAATGGATTGGGATGTGAGCTGCACACCCGACTACACGCAAGTGGCCGATCCCGACCATGCCAACAAAGTACTCATTTGCCATTGCGGTGGTAACGGCAATGCCTGCGACGGCAACGGTGCCGATAACGGTTGTAACACGCTTTCGGTAGCTACATCCGCCTGGGAAAACGGACACCGCGACCAGCATGAATTAGATTATTTGGGCGCTTGCGATGGCGAATACATTTGCTTGCGCGACACAGGTCACCGCGACCGCGCCGGTAACACCATTGAAGGATGGACAGTAGCCTCCAGCACTTTTTACAGTACGGCTAGCCACATTGGTACGCCTGTTAACGGGGCTGCCGGCGGCGACTGGATTGACGGTGCCGATACCTCGCTTACCGGTACCGGTAATTTTAATTTTCCAGCTATTACCTATCACAACACCTTGGCCGATCAAGCCAGCTACGAAATTTCGGTTGAATTTGCTGACGGCAGCGTGCTGTACGACCAGTTTGCTCTTAATAACGGTACCAGCCAAACGCCTGGAGTTACTCCGGGTGTAGATGTGAATGCTTCTAACCAAGTAGTGGTAGACCCTTATAAACAAGTGACCGTTCAAATTTTGGGAACCTCCATCACTTATGGCGCCGGAGGCCCCACTATTCCCATTACCACCAAGCTGGGCAAAGTAGCGTCTAACGGAACAATAACCTATACTGATTTATTTAACGGCGCCGCTGTACACGGTGGCGAAACCTATGTAATGAACACCTACGATACCTCCGCCAGCTATACCTTAAAAGGCAGCGGTTCTTACAGCAGTTTCTCGGCTTCCTACGACAGCTCGGTAAACTCGCCGCAGGTAAAAGTACTGATGAATGGCGATAGCGTGCCCAATATCACCCCCTTTGCTAACCAAAGTACTATTGAATCATACCTAAGAAATTATATTGTAAATCGCAAAGTAGTGCTTAATCCAAATCAGGTTATCTTCTTGTTTGAAATTGGCATGAACGTAA
The window above is part of the bacterium genome. Proteins encoded here:
- a CDS encoding glycosyltransferase, which codes for MAQKIKIFYFIPNLAQGGPERQLLELINHLPPQFEPVLCLYHDNIFFTREKPADQPRYILGYEKMGFKGYRKLVDILKKEKPTILHSFRDKSNFWARFAALRAGVPIIISSCRNRMIELRYVLFEKYFSKRQAAILTNSVGVKKELMWKARVSPQKIRVIYNYIDVNFFSPPTREQNETERARWNIKPDEIVFMLPGRVGIQKNQIFLLWALKRLLKKGELPKNFVLLLVGRKRDKVTSWIVDQMLKNDALQKHVRFLDAQKDMLSLYHASDVIIMPSLFEGLSNAALEGVCCGLPGIFSYAVNMDGIIENGKMGFEVPTLSLSGLAGAIKKMCALTPEEREEMGRLGREHVKARFAPTPTFAIEETVKIYQEFLEKNAHAL
- a CDS encoding type II toxin-antitoxin system Phd/YefM family antitoxin; this translates as MYNHITLKDLRPQLPKVIEKVDSELGRYIISKHGEPVAILLSVDDYESMIETLNETTDKENLKNIKQGMKEAKSGKTINWNQVKRKYRLE
- a CDS encoding type II toxin-antitoxin system RelE/ParE family toxin yields the protein MYQVELTRQAEKSFATLIKAHAGMGKRVAHAIDLLAQDPSIGIPLKAELKGLFKYRIGSYRIIYEIKKTKLIITIIDIGHRREIYR
- a CDS encoding alpha/beta hydrolase; the encoded protein is MKSKKQNSSSPSSTLATAEKSTVKLNLLKALFDELRLPFHMAYLGFKWSALLKFRQGKSQLIYVIPGYLTSDRSTHILRHFLLAHGYDVHGWGLGTNNKSVVSLLPQITEKLKTLTNQKKKKVILIGWSLGGYLAREVARDNPQIIDRVITMGTPNRGGPKMTAYEEKNKKGPEEEKRIEKIIAEREKTPITVPLYSIYSKSDKTVWWEASVDNDKRHQVIHHEVHASHGGLGFHPDVYQLILKCLS
- a CDS encoding endo alpha-1,4 polygalactosaminidase, which translates into the protein MKTIRKALLISIFSLFIACGGSSGGSGGGINFPSTGRVVGVSSWGYQLQDIDLDEVGASDFDLVVVDYSADGSDEEAFSEDDVNTMRGNNNKLVISYFSIGEAEDYRYYFDAGASYVDAENPDFPGNFKVFYWEDEWQELMEGYLDKIIAAGFDGAYLDIIDAYEYYGPGGDSGLDRDSAADDMTNFVIRLANYARAQNEDFIIIPQNGSGIINDASNADDYLSMIDAIGVEDTFYFGDAENDNDLDQQDEVIDNLLTYQDNDIVVLSVDYVTDADKVDNFYNLASDAGYIPYATIRALDALTMN
- a CDS encoding type IV pilus twitching motility protein PilT yields the protein MSGATLTLENLLDRMLEQKSSDLHISAGSPPQIRVDGDLAPLEDFNLTPEDAKRLCYEKTPPERIKQFEQDWELDIAIEHKGIARFRVNLFMQLNSVSGAFRHIPTEIPDYKKIGVPQTVMDLCKKPRGLVLVTGPTGSGKSTTLAAMVDAINKTEPVHIITVEDPIEFVHSSKKALVVQREVEKDTHSFGASLKRILRQDPDVVLVGEMRDLETIAAAITISETGHLVFATLHTNTAVQTINRVIDVFPPHQQPQIRTQLSFILEGVISQQLIPKKNGGRALATEILIPNPAIRNLIREDKIHQLYSAMQIGRDKTGMHTMTQSLTNLVNDGSITKERALEYATEYEELKKMLGM
- the tadA gene encoding Flp pilus assembly complex ATPase component TadA; translated protein: MYSAEKQVFQGSESISQYQNELVSEGLVTRDQLAIAKISMENLGLDLGSVLIKKGFVKEEQLLKFLAKRYNIEYITLKDFQINPELFHKLPLHLSRQHKVVPLYMKDDKIVVAMANPFDSFAQDDIREALKMDLEPMLASLREIEDCFRNIGDSTATNDDKGLTLEVSSDNTQNETETRKMQEMALGPKVVSAVNSIIARAHAERASDIHIEPYRNNTHIRFRIDGMLRERGTLAKNMHLPVVSRVKILAGLDIAERRVPQDGRVRVLLVGNPLDLRISTCPTQHGEKVVIRLLSKDAVKGIEGLGFDEDQRKTFSDIITRSHGIFLITGPTGSGKSTTLYAALQRINSPEKNIISIEDPVENEIEGVNQVAVNTKTGLTFATVLRSVLRQDPDVIMLGEIRDGETALISVRAAITGHLVLSTLHTNTAAGAISRLMDLGIEPFMLSSALKGVMAQRLVRKICDHCRDEINLAECEFPHLASRVKKAFKGKGCKSCHYTGYAGRMGIFELAAIDEDVRTLMYKNSGEGEIVACLRKKGVKSIVQDGLDKIEMGQTTFEEVVRVTEED
- a CDS encoding type II secretion system F family protein — translated: MNGLLVMGQMEAPSMDPIREMLSDQGLIPIAVFQGSSRVAQESLAIFNHVSSEELMLFTRQFHTLFKAGMDMDTLLHTMAQQTKNKFFKDAILRIKSDVASGSSLSRAFGQHPKIFNELYLSMLNAGEEAGILEDVLGQLSTVIEKETALKSAVSSATLYPKIVIFVLIVAFCVLMTYVVPKFSVFFAHYDAELPLPTRMMMGMSDFMRNQWYILIFMVVAGIFAFRKWQSTAKGRFAWDRIKWKLPVFGPLGQKVGNARFAHILGALYKAGLPITRGLEITASTVGNEVFVREALGVKAEVEKGGSISQAMRQTKYFSPLLIEATAIGEKSGALDDMYKSVGSHYDLEVAHTLKNLTTLLEPILLFFVFGFIVLFALGIFLPMWGISRAVLHH
- a CDS encoding type II secretion system GspH family protein, translated to MKQLKNQKGFTLIELILVIVVLGILAVAALPTFIDVSTDAATSSMQGVVASVREGISLYRANDLVGGGTGIYPADLGGADATACDTTACFGTVLEQAVNDSRWSRVDSTHYNYSSNGVTGNFTYDPVAGTFQ
- a CDS encoding prepilin-type N-terminal cleavage/methylation domain-containing protein; protein product: MKGLLKKLHNQKGFTFIEAILTAVLLAVGLTGGYAMMQNSIDHSLDNDHLVIGSQLANEKLQMIIADKTFVGYSSITQNNYQQETLSGSYRGFTRSTSVTEVSSSDLSTPQAGSGYKKVEVTVRWGNDTGQQVKVSTMLANHT
- a CDS encoding prepilin-type N-terminal cleavage/methylation domain-containing protein — translated: MKTLLKKSAGNQKGFTLIELVLTIVVVSILSVVAMPNFDTSAITLDSASRKILTDIRYAQNLSTTTLDAYGFRVTGATTYQIYKQSTGAVATNPITNKPMQYDLSTNFSGARFTNQNINVIFNAYGNPTSGGGTNITLSVSGTQKTISVSSTSGYVGLL